One Nicotiana tomentosiformis chromosome 1, ASM39032v3, whole genome shotgun sequence genomic window, tttacaaTCTGGTTCAATCCGGATCAGTCCGGTACTATAGCGTGGGGCGGGTTGGAACGGGCTGGACAGAGAGCAGGTTTCAAACGAACAGTTTTTTGATATcggtgcaccggaacccgctaagcccgtTAACGGGTTTTTAACGGGCTACAGCCCGATTCAACCCgttttttaaagttttttttttttttggaccgttgccaacggtcaaattgaaatattgcaaatggtttagttcatattgctcaaatttctcttttattacataatttgaaaaagaaagaaggatatacttttgttgttgaatctatgctagataagtttaagaaatatttctacccaattccccttatttacctaattggtgctattttaaatCCTTAtatcaaaatggccacttgtcgccaattaatcactgctttataatcttatatggatattggaccaactgaaactcctgatattgacaaTTATATTTCTGATATACACAAATatttagaaacattatataattattatgctaacattgttgatgcttcttctgttgtagatgcaaatattccttcttCTTTAGCAACGCTTTGAAAATTCCAATGtgattcagagattggataagatcagaacgtcgaaatcaagggcgtgacgaggtagatgaagcggaggaccaagaaattggagatataatgatTTATGGTTttgattcaaccaatgccggaaaccaagaacctcatattgacatggatgaacttacaaaaatgatgcaaagcatgtgatgtactatttctttttttttattataattgttgtaaatttttaatttgcaagttcaaaaataacaaaatcaaaaaagaacttacaacttaatttgaaatattacatattattcaataaaaatatcaaatgaaaatcTTCGGaacttgatccttacatattgccaatttatcttattaaataatttttgagggccacttactttcaatttttaattttaaaattataaaattcaaatttcaaatttaaaactttaaacttcaaagtttaattctaaaccttaaaagtttgcaaacacttaagtatcaataagtttgaataagaaaaacaaaatttacttttaaaaaaaaaaaattacacggCTCGCTAACAACCCGCTAACCCTCTAAGCCTGAATAAGGATGGACAAAACAAAACCCGAAAAAGTACAGCCCGCTAACAGCCCGCAACGTTAAACGGACGGGTTGGTTTTTTTGTGTCCAGCCCtgcccgttaaacacccatacTTCTAATATTCACAATGGAAAAAATCAACTCCTTCAAACACATACTACGGTACTTGTAAGAATAATTAGTAGTATAAACTCATACAAATATCTAATATAACTTGAAACCACTTAATTTTAACACTCTAATTAATTGAAACAAGAAGTATTTAACCGAAAATGTTGATAAGAAACCCAATGATACACGACTCTTTCTCCTCTCAAGAGTAATTAATTTTTAGGTATTTTAATTAATAAGCATAATAATGCAGTTTTACATAGCAATCTAATAGGGTAAAAGGTTTTAGTTATAAATTTTAATAGCACCAGTGTTAAAGATAATCGGACAATTGTAACCATAATATTAGTAGTACTACTAATCTTTTTGAAACTACTCTAAACTTTGACTAAAACCAAATCGGACCTGATCTATTCCGCACACAGGAAAATGCCAAAAGCAAGGTAAAAGTATGTGATTAAAAGCAGTTCTGAAAACCCAGTTTTCACAATTTATACAAAACACTACAAttattttggattttattattattatattatagtCCTATAGCACTGCATTTTACACATTTCCTTAACACTTAAAGCAAAGAGAATTTACAGTCATACAAAAcgacacccccccccccctccgCCCTCCATTCCTTATCCTCTAAATTATCAAATCCACATGCGGTCCTTGTATATACATACGTAGACCTGCACACACCCAATCCCAACCATTTCCTCTTCCTTATCTTCCTCTCTGATCAAACGAGTGTTGAGCATGCAGATTTTGCAGGGTCCCACATGGCAGGAAGCAAGAACTTACGCCCATTCACCCCGTGCGCATTATAGCTAGCACCCGTACTCTTATCAACAAGTACTTGACCCGGGTAACCTGGATATGAACCCGACCCAAACATCCCAGTACATGCGGATACAGCCTCCAAAGGCGCCGTCGCTGGGCCCTGAAAATACCCATTATTAAACGGGTTCGTTACAGTTCCCGCCAACACCGTAGCCACGTTGATGATCATTCCGTCAAcaccaacgtcgccgttaggcgcCACTAACGGCGGAGTCTGTGGGCCGTAAATAGGCTGATAAAACGGCCACGCACACTGACCCGCACACTGAGTCTCCGAATTACCAACCCATGCATAAGCAAAACGGATTTTGCCACGTGTCGAACCATGGGTCCCACATCTGCTCATACAAAAACCTTCAACAAAAACATCCTTCGCCGTTAACACCAAGTTAACAGACCTGCCCATATGACCACCTTTCGAAGCCAAATACACAATATGTGAATTTTTCAGAGATTTTCCTAGAGAATACTTTTCGTCTAAGATTTGTTTCCCTACGATGAGGGTAGAAGCACCAGTTTTGTATTTTTCAGTTGTTTTCCACCAAGAAGCAGCTGAAGGAAGTGGGGATTTTGGGGAGTTGAGAGATTGAAGAAAATCAACGATTATGGACCGTTGGATGGGTGTGAACTTACCGTACCAGATGAGATTAACGGTGATGGTTCCTTTTAAAAGAGCACCGTTATGGTATTTGAGAACAAGGGGTTGTTCCTTTACCAGAGCAGCCATGGAAGCTACGAAGAGAGAAGTGGAACATAAGAGGAGCAGTAGGATTGAAGGTACAGTGGCGGAACTGTAATTTGAAGCCATACTGGAGGATTAAAAAGACTTTACAAAAGCGTATTGTacaagggagaaagaaaaagaagaagaacagaGTGATTGAGAAGGAAAGCAGAGTGGTATTTATAGTAGGGGGCTAAAGACTTAGGAAGTCGAGGAGACAGCTGTAGGAAAGGAGATGTCAACATCATAATGGACACGTGGAATACTGTAATTGGTTTATGGTGGAGGCTAAGGGAGGAGTATATGCCaggctggaattttctgatgatGACGTGGTGGTCTACACGGAAAATCTTTATGAAGGATAGTAAGGCATGGTTCTGAACGTGACGTCGGAGGCGAATCTGAAATTTTTTATTTCGGAATTTTAgtctttttaaattattaaattttaaattaataatttaaaatattaaatatatttattaaaataagtataatattttgatctaaattattaggttcggccgaacccgaTCCCGGACATAGAGTCATGGCATTGCATGCAGCGATATTGACGTGTGTTACACTTAGtctttattattttctttattaattATACTGAATGTATTCTCATTGAAAAGAAAATTCCGACTTTTAGTTTTAATAATAGGAGAATCTGAAAACGGTTATACAGTAAAATTAGAAATTGAGCTAATGATAATCAAATTTTGTGAGTcgctaaaaaggaaatgtaactctCCCTATTCCTAGGCCCTTTATGAAAGGCGTGTATAGCACAGCTTACCAGCCATT contains:
- the LOC104100575 gene encoding protein EXORDIUM-like 2 — translated: MASNYSSATVPSILLLLLCSTSLFVASMAALVKEQPLVLKYHNGALLKGTITVNLIWYGKFTPIQRSIIVDFLQSLNSPKSPLPSAASWWKTTEKYKTGASTLIVGKQILDEKYSLGKSLKNSHIVYLASKGGHMGRSVNLVLTAKDVFVEGFCMSRCGTHGSTRGKIRFAYAWVGNSETQCAGQCAWPFYQPIYGPQTPPLVAPNGDVGVDGMIINVATVLAGTVTNPFNNGYFQGPATAPLEAVSACTGMFGSGSYPGYPGQVLVDKSTGASYNAHGVNGRKFLLPAMWDPAKSACSTLV